A part of Aspergillus flavus chromosome 5, complete sequence genomic DNA contains:
- a CDS encoding PAP/25A associated domain family, with amino-acid sequence MISDVHGNAKLASGPGGKSPIASEKASTMPWNLSTDTSSEAPTRPPLNSQQSNSLPSTPYQHARNLSFHSRSPSPPHGSTSPRSTHSESTHLPPSLRKPFSGCKYETAMAFFRRRIPYSLGADLLPEEREGLKERLEPEEEKRLTDNMLEVYDRLLPSAESDDRRRQLVRKLERLFNEQWPGRDIKVHVFGSSGNKLCSSDSDVDICITTTYKELEQVCLLAEVLARHGMERVVCVSHAKVPIVKIWDPELQLACDMNVNNTLALDNTRMVRTYVEIDERVRPLAMIIKHWTKRRILCDAGLGGTLSSYTWICLIINFLQTRNPPILPSLQARPHEKKISPEGLVCSFDDDLGNLTGYGRKNKQSLGDLFFQFFKYYGHELDYEKYVVSVREGKLISKEAKGWHLLQNNRLCVEEPFNTSRNLGNTADDTSFRGVHLELRRAFKAASQGDLELCCEQYEYPPEEERSWERPPPQPRPVLTAPPSSRGGRGGGRGGRNSHQYPRGGHNGSRRSSNTPHKSNNFRQASNGMSASELSLQAQQAQYLLHDHLYQQIQILQAQEQELRLQLQNQALLTGRPPPVLIRQPFIQFPMPQQQESTGDDNSRSRSGTANHAPHGTQLRQHVYYGTPYLPVAITGLQGSSTTNPPSPSAPTAMPELRRNPRRSSVANGSPGGSLRAQSQPARSVHSLPSFAPIYSMTQDPPQGSKQRNTPVSPDGAPNEEDNNFMPSSMPNVSRSPYLDESRPTEYMGYYLATSPQLQTYHQNAMLSPLQTPVGLALPNGGIMPFVANPQEYLSTFGPQDAFASSPDNGSTQASKAGSTHQRATARPMASGGPLIVDGSVPLSEPRNTAPSAENYDPYGAMSHCTSTSDDHNTDTPASVSDSFSQDYQDTSSVETDQTPYFGRQGIDTRKPADALTNGHGGKPSLLSSRLQSLHLSNSEKMAEPPSKLGPEKHKAAFSHQETSEKDSSRLRHTTAEKVMSGPELQGASNGKRRTNGVDVPEKVNGNSHKSKPKNRSDTSHPTGGPGDKERNGGHPRRTNGAGSTTHDSHGNHTSSGWQTTKKKQKKNARSNAESRHGFHGGAEPLPADESLRKGG; translated from the exons ATGATCTCAGACGTCCATGGGAATGCTAAATTGGCTTCCGGTCCAGGTGGAAAGTCACCGATAGCGTCGGAAAAGGCCTCGACTATGCCGTGGAACTTGTCCACCGACACGTCGTCAGAGGCACCTACCAGGCCCCCATTGAATTCCCAGCAGTCGAATTCCCTCCCTTCAACGCCGTATCAACATGCGCGGAACCTCTCCTTCCACTCCCgatccccctcccctccgcACGGAAGCACTTCCCCTCGGTCGACCCATTCCGAGTCCACACACCTACCGCCATCCTTACGAAAACCATTCTCCGGGTGTAAATATGAAACCGCCATGGCGTTCTTCCGGAGAAGGATACCGTATAGCCTGGGTGCCGATTTGCTGccggaggagagggagggtCTCAAGGAACGGTTGGAgccggaggaagagaaaagactcACCGACAATATGTTGGAGGTATATGATCGATTACTGCCGTCTGCGGAGAGTGACGATCGACGACGCCAACTTGTTCGCAAGTTGGAAAGGCTATTCAACGAACAATGGCCTGGTCGGGATATCAAGGTCCACGTTTTTGGGTCGTCAGGGAATAAACTCTGTTCAAGTGACTCGGATG TGGACATCTGTATAACGACGACATATAAGGAGCTCGAGCAGGTCTGTCTGTTAGCGGAGGTTCTTGCACGAC ATGGCATGGAACGGGTCGTTTGTGTATCCCACGCGAAAGTTCCCATCGTGAAGATCTGGGATCCAGAATTACAGTTAGCCTGCGATATGAACGTGAACAACACATTGGCATTGGACAATACGCGTATGGTTCGGACCTACGTTGAGATAGACGAGCGTGTGAGGCCGTTGGCTATGATCATCAAACATTGGACGAAACGGAGGATACTCTGCGATGCCG GATTGGGTGGCACATTAAGCTCCTATACATGGATATGCTTGATCATTAACTTCCTCCAAACTCGAAACCCCCCGATTCTCCCCAGTCTTCAGGCTCGACCccatgagaagaagatttcGCCCGAAGGATTGGTCTGCTCATTTGACGATGACCTTGGCAATCTGACTGGATACGGACGGAAAAACAAGCAAAGCTTAGGCGACCTATTTTTTcagttttttaaatattatgGCCACGAGCTCGACTACGAAAAGTATGTTGTATCTGTTCGAGAGGGTAAGCTGATCTCGAAGGAAGCCAAAGGGTGGCACTTACTGCAGAATAATCGCCTCTGCGTGGAGGAGCCTTTCAATACGTCGAGAAACTTGGGAAACACTGCAGATGATACATCCTTCAGAGGCGTACATCTCGAATTACGGAGAGCATTCAAGGCTGCATCACAAGGAGATCTTGAGCTCTGTTGTGAGCAATACGAGTATCCTCCCGAGGAAGAGCGATCGTGGGAGcggcctcctcctcaaccgCGGCCTGTTCTCACAGCGCCTCCGTCTTCCCGGGGCGGTCGTGGTGGTGGCCGTGGTGGGCGAAATTCGCACCAATACCCTCGTGGTGGTCATAATGGCAGCCGTCGGTCTTCAAATACGCCGCATAAGTCCAATAACTTCCGCCAAGCCAGCAACGGTATGAGTGCATCGGAACTATCTCTGCAAGCGCAGCAAgctcaatatcttcttcatgaCCATCTCTACCAGCAGATTCAGATCCTCCAAGCCCAGGAGCAGGAACTCCGGTTACAGCTACAAAATCAAGCGCTTCTCACCGGGAGACCACCACCTGTGCTTATCCGTCAGCCATTCATACAGTTTCCGATGCCTCAACAGCAGGAGTCAACCGGCGACGACAACTCTCGCTCAAGGTCCGGAACAGCGAACCACGCTCCCCACGGAACGCAGCTCCGCCAGCATGTCTACTATGGCACCCCTTACCTTCCGGTTGCGATCACGGGCTTGCAAGGCAGTAGCACGACTAATCCACCATCGCCATCGGCGCCAACCGCTATGCCAGAGCTTCGGCGCAATCCACGTCGGTCGTCGGTTGCAAACGGCTCCCCAGGCGGATCGCTCAGAGCGCAGTCGCAGCCCGCGCGGTCGGTTCACTCTCTTCCGAGCTTTGCCCCAATATACTCCATGACGCAAGATCCCCCACAAGGTTCAAAGCAGCGCAATACGCCCGTGTCCCCTGATGGCGCGCCGAACGAAGAAGACAACAACTTCATGCCTAGTAGTATGCCTAATGTGTCCCGCTCCCCCTACTTGGATGAAAGTCGGCCAACCGAGTATATGGGCTACTACCTCGCCACCTCACCACAATTGCAGACATACCATCAAAATGCCATGTTGTCTCCATTGCAAACACCGGTAGGCTTAGCATTACCGAACGGCGGTATCATGCCCTTCGTTGCCAACCCTCAAGAGTATCTGTCCACTTTCGGCCCCCAGGACGCATTCGCTTCGTCCCCGGACAACGGATCTACGCAGGCCTCTAAGGCTGGGTCAACGCATCAGCGGGCAACGGCACGACCCATGGCATCGGGCGGTCCCCTAATTGTCGACGGGTCGGTGCCTCTAAGTGAACCGCGCAATACTGCTCCCTCTGCCGAGAACTATGACCCTTATGGTGCCATGAGCCATTGCACGTCGACTTCGGATGATCACAATACTGATACTCCCGCCAGTGTCTCCGATTCGTTCTCTCAAGATTATCAAGATACTAGTTCGGTGGAAACCGACCAAACTCCGTACTTCGGCCGACAAGGAATCGATACTCGGAAGCCAGCCGACGCTTTGACCAACGGACACGGTGGGAAGCCCAGTCTGCTGTCAAGCCGTCTACAAAGCTTACATCTCTCGAACAGTGAGAAAATGGCAGAGCCGCCGTCGAAGCTTGGCCCAGAAAAGCACAAGGCGGCATTTTCTCACCAGGAAACATCGGAGAAGGACTCTTCTCGTCTGAGACATACGACCGCAGAGAAGGTGATGTCCGGACCGGAGCTTCAGGGTGCGTCGAATGGGAAACGCAGAACCAATGGCGTTGATGTTCCGGAGAAGGTCAATGGAAACTCTCATAAGTCCAAACCAAAGAACCGTTCCGACACATCGCACCCCACTGGTGGACCAGGCGACAAAGAACGGAATGGCGGCCACCCACGACGAACGAATGGCGCTGGCTCGACGACGCACGACTCCCATGGCAACCACACAAGTAGTGGCTGGCAGACAACcaaaaagaagcagaagaaaaatgCTAGGTCGAATGCGGAAAGCCGCCACGGTTTCCATGGCGGTGCTGAGCCCCTTCCTGCCGATGAATCTCTGAGGAAAGGCGGATGA
- a CDS encoding squalene epoxidase (squalene monooxygenase Erg1), whose translation MATAVPNGHANATQSADTAEERRRVHHDADVVIVGAGVLGCALAVTLGKQGRSVLLLEASMKEPDRIVGELLQPGGVQALERLGLAECLEGIDSIPSYGFYVSYFDKAVTMPYPKETPSSLPPRGRSFHHGRFIMKLREAALACPNVTVVETKATDLITCSHTKQVLGVECQTKGKKDCYFGHLTVVADGYASKFRKQYHTNTPTVKSRFWALELIDTKLPAPNHGHVLLSANPPILLYQIGTHETRILVDIPENLPSASVKNGGVKNHLWNVTLPSLPESVQPAFRAALEKGPLRSMPNSFLPAAQNKTPGLVILGDALNMRHPLTGGGMTVAFNDVLVFRDLLSPEKVPDFADTERVLKQLKSFHWKRKNGSSVINILAMALYALFSANDENLRVLQRGCFHYFDMGMYSEPMGLLGGLIKKPFVLFYHFFTVAFISLWVLLREAPLYQLPWSLIRCVTVFWTACVVIFPYMLIEAFC comes from the exons ATGGCCACCGCCGTCCCTAACGGCCATGCTAATGCGACCCAGTCCGCCGATACGGCCGAAGAACGCAGACGAGTCCACCACGATGCCGACGTTGTGATCGTGGGCGCAGGAGTGCTAGGATGTGCGCTTGCAGTTACACTGGGAAAACAGGGCCGGAGCGTCCTACTGCTAGAAGCCTCGATGAAGGAGCCGGATCGCATCGTCGGCGAGCTATTGCAGCCCGGTGGTGTCCAGGCCCTGGAGCGGTTAGGCCTAGCAGAGTGTCTGGAGGGGATCGATTCAATCCCCTCTTACGGTTTCTATGTGTCTTATTTTGACAAAGCCGTGACTATGCCTTACCCTAAGGAGACCCCGTCGTCGCTGCCTCCGCGCGGCCGCTCCTTTCACCACGGACGGTTTATCATGAAGCTACGGGAAGCAGCTTTGGCCTGCCCCAATGTTACCGTTGTGGAGACCAAGGCGACGGACCTGATCACTTGCTCTCATACCAAGCAGGTTCTTGGTGTGGAGTGCCAAaccaagggaaaaaaggatTGTTATTTCGGACACCTCACCGTCGTCGCCGACGGCTACGCCTCCAAGTTCCGAAAACAATACCACACCAATACTCCAACGGTCAAGTCCCGGTTCTGGGCTCTCGAGCTAATTGACACGAAACTTCCTGCACCTAACCACGGACACGTCCTCTTAAGTGCAAATCCCCCGATCCTCCTGTACCAGATTGGCACCCACGAGACCCGTATCTTGGTCGACATCCCAGAGAACCTCCCATCTGCGTCAGTCAAGAATGGTGGTGTCAAGAATCACCTATGGAACGTGACCCTACCATCTCTGCCCGAGTCTGTCCAGCCAGCCTTTCGCGCCGCGCTGGAAAAGGGCCCGTTGAGGTCTATGCCGAACTCATTCCTTCCCGCCGCCCAGAACAAAACTCCGGGGCTTGTAATACTGGGCGATGCGCTGAACATGCGGCATCCGTTGACCGGTGGCGGCATGACTGTGGCTTTCAATGATGTACTTGTGTTCCGGGATCTGTTGAGTCCCGAAAAGGTTCCCGATTTTGCAGACACCGAAAGGGTGTTGAAGCAGCTGAAGTCCTTCCACTGGAAGCGAAAAAACGGATCCTCTGTCATCAATATATTGGCCATGGCGTTGTACGCCCTTTTCTCTGCGAATG ATGAAAACCTCCGCGTCCTCCAGCGAGGCTGCTTCCACTACTTCGATATGGGCATGTACTCCGAGCCAATGGGTCTTTTGGGCGGCCTTATCAAAAAGCCCTTTGTACTATTCTACCATTTCTTCACTGTCGCATTCATCTCTCTTTGGGTGCTTCTCCGAGAGGCCCCTCTATACCAACTTCCCTGGTCACTAATCAGATGCGTGACGGTATTCTGGACAGCCTGTGTTGTTATATTCCCCTACATGCTTATTGAAGCATTCTGCTAG
- a CDS encoding ferrochelatase yields MALRRTFALPRQLLRPVARSSLGYNTEQRNGFATAVPPVTQDATGSKGPTAMVFLNMGGPSTTNEVEDFLSRLFADGDLIPLGRLQTYLGPLIAKRRTPKIQKQYADIGGGSPIRKWSEYQCQEMCKLLDKLNPESAPHKPYVAFRYAAPLTEEMYTQLLDDGFGRGKGGRAVAFTQYPQYSCSTTGSSLNELWKWRNRLEGRRANESVDPSGSIQWSVIDRWPTHPGLVEAFAKNIEDQLKTYPEDKRNSVVLLFSAHSLPMSVVNRGDPYPAEVAATVHAVMQRLGFSNPYRLCWQSQVGPSAWLGAQTSDTVMEYVKRGQTDIVLVPIAFTSDHIETLYELDLEVMEEANSPGVKRAESLNGSPIFIEALANIAQEHLRKGEKCSRQMTLRCQGCKSDRCLEQKKFFAGEEAASLVV; encoded by the exons ATGGCCCTCCGTCGGACCTTCGCGCTTCCTCGGCAACTACTGCGACCGGTAGCTCGCAGCTCGCTTGGATACAACACAGAACAGCGAAATGGCTTCGCAACGGCAGTCCCTCCAGTCACTCAAGATGCAACTGGCTCCAAGGGCCCTACCGCAATGGTATTCTTAAACATGGGCGGCCCCTCTACGACGAATGAGGTGGAAGACTTTTTGAGCAGGTTATTT GCCGACGGTGATCTGATTCCCTTGGGACGGCTTCAAACATATCTTGGACCACTTATCGCAAAGCGGAGAACCCCAAAGATCCAAAAGCAATACGCGGACATTGGAGGCGGCTCGCCTATCCGAAAATGGTCCGAATACCAATGCCAGGAAATGTGCAAGTTACTAGACAAACTCAATCCTGAAAGTGCGCCTCATAAACCCTACGTTGCATTTCGGTATGCTGCGCCTTTGACGGAAGAGATGTATACCCAGTTACTCGATGATGGGTTCGGAAGAGGGAAGGGAGGACGTGCTGTCGCATTTACACAATACCCACAATATTCCTGTTCGACTACAGGCAGTTCTCTGAATGAACTATGGAAATGGAGAAATCGCCTGGAGGGTAGGCGCGCCAATGAGAGCGTGGACCCCTCCGGCTCCATCCAGTGGAGTGTCATTGATCGGTGGCCGACTCATCCCGGCTTAGTGGAAGCTTTCGCAAAGAACATCGAGGATCAGCTCAAGACATATCCGGAGGACAAGAGGAACAGTGTAGTTCTGCTGTTCTCCGCCCACAGCCTGCCCATGAGCGTGGTGAATAGAG GTGACCCGTACCCGGCCGAAGTTGCAGCAACTGTCCATGCGGTAATGCAAAGACTTGGTTTTAGCAACCCTTACCGACTGTGCTGGCAATCTCAAGTGGGCCCGTCGGCTTGGCTTGGAGCTCAGACCAGCGACACCGTCATGGAGTATGTGAAGCGCGGACAGACTGATATAGTCCTTGTACCGATCGCCTTCACCAGCGACCACATTGAAACTTTGTATGAGTTGGACCTTGAAGTGATGGAAGAAGCCAATTCCCCTGGAGTTAAGCGAGCGGAAAGCTTGAACGGAAGTCCCATCTTCATCGAAGCCCTTGCAAATATCGCGCAGGAGCACTtgagaaagggagaaaaatgCTCTCGTCAGATGACCCTGCGCTGTCAGGGTTGTAAGAGTGATAGATGCctggagcagaagaagttctttgCCGGGGAAGAAGCCGCGTCTCTTGTAGTGTAA